The nucleotide sequence GCTAACCCTTTCcttcaccccaccccctctctctcacactctctctgtaactttctatctctctctctccctcactctctctatgtctctctctcgctctctgtaactttctatctctgactctctctctatctctcactctctctctgtctttccctccttccctctctctatctctcactctctctctatgtctctccctcactctctctgtttctctctctcccagtgccATCTCCTCTTTGACTCGTTGCAGGACCTGGTGGACCACGTTAACGACTTCCACGTCAAGCCTGAAAAGGATTCTGGGTACTGTTGCCACTGGCAGGGCTGCGCTCGTAAGGGGAGGGGCTTCAACGCCAGGTGAGACCAGTCCAGGTACTtgggattatgtgtgtgtgcgcgtgaggaatagggagagaaagaggtatttcaatctgtgtgtgtgtgtgtgtgtatgcatgagatattgcgagagagaggtagttaactctatgtgtgtgtgtgtctgagagaaatgtagcaagagagagagaggtagctaatggtgtgtgtgttcccccgtAGGTACAAGATGCTGATCcacatccgcacacacaccaatgagAAGCCCCACCGATGCCCCATCTGCAACAAGAGCTTCTCACGCCTGGAAAACCTCAAGATACACAACCGctcacacacaggtcagcagggcggtctgcctgtctgtctgtctgtctgtctgtccgtctgcctgtctgcctgtctgcctgtccgtccgtccgtctgcctgtctgcctgtctgtctgtccgtccgtccgtccgtccgtccgtccgtccatacatccatccacccatccatccatccatccatccatccatcaatcaaTCTGTGCATTAAttcgcacacatatacatacacacatacatacattcatacacacacacacattatctacaaggggtcagatggctgagcggttagggagtcgggctattaatcagaaggttgccggttcgattccggccgtgcgattgacgttgtgtccttgggcaaggcacttcaccctacttgccttggggggaatgtccctgtacttactgtaagtcgctctggataagagcgtctgctaaatgactaaatgtaaatgtacatacgTGAACACTGTAAATAATGGAGGTGTTTACACAtatgcattcacaaacacattcgTTTGACATTTCACCTCCTTCTTCCCGTGTCTCTGCTCTCCAGGGGAGAAGCCCTACGTCTGTCCGTACGAGGGCTGCAGCAAGCGTTACTCCAACTCCAGCGACCGCTTCaagcacacgcgcacgcactaCGTGGACAAGCCCTACTACTGCAAGATGTCTGGCTGCCTGAAGCGCTACACGGACCCCAGCTCCCTCCGCAAGCACATCAAGGCCCACGGCCACTTTGTGGCCCAGGAGCAGGGCTCCCCGGGCGGGGTGGGCTCCCTGCTCAAGGGGGGTCCCATGGGGGCTCTGCTCGGGGGCGGGAAGGAGTCAGAGCTGTCCTACGTGAGCGGGGCTCACATCATCATCCCGGGGGCGGCCGCCGCCCTCCTGGGGGGCCACGGGCTGCAGGGCCTGGGTGGGGGCTCCCTCGGGggctccctgtcccccctcagCCCCAGGCCCCTGGACCTCAGCACACTGGGCTGCCCCAGCTCTCCTCCGGCCGGCCTGGGAGGCTCCACCTCCGTCCTCTCCTTCGGCGGCTCCTCCCTGGGCCTGGCCaagtcctccctgctctcccctgcctTCCCCTCTGCCGCCCTGGGCCTGCCCATGGTGCCCCTGCTGGGGTCCCAGAGCGAGCGgcaccgccaccaccaccaccaccaccacgccaaggggaagggggggcgagGCGGGGGCGAGGACGAGCTGCCCCGGGGGATTTTGAACCTCTCTGCCACAGGGGCCCCCCATGACCCTCTGTCCTGGGTGGTCATCCCCCCTGGCACGGTGGTGCTGAAGCCAGCTGTGgtcaactgacacacacacacacattccagagGAGctcaggggtggggggtgggtcgccaacgggggagggcaggggtcgAAGGTGAGGGGTCAGCCAGATCGATTATAAACAGGCCACGCATTTCTGAGAGGAGCTGAGGAAAAAAGGTAGAACATTGGAAAAGAAAAATTGACTAATCAGCCAATCAAACTAAAGTGGCTCGTATAATTTCGTAAGAAACACAAACTTAAGGCAAGCTCGAAGAAACCCTTTTATGTAGAACATTTGTGGACCAACAGCTCCTTTTAGAAATATATTCCGGTTGTTTATAAAATGCACCAATGACCCTCTCAGCCTATCTTCTACGTTTTTACCTTTATTTGACTTCCTCATTCCAACTGTCTATGTGGACAGTGTCCACAAGCTAAAACACCTCGAGGCTCTGAGCTCTTGCTAAAGCCCTTTTTCGCAATTGTGTATTTATAAAAGACGGTGTCTTCGTTCTAACACCGTGCTCTGTAGCCTAGCAGTGGGATAGACACACCAAGGAACTAGCTGACGACGCACCCACGGCTAGGCTAACACCAGCACGCGCTAACTTCCTCGCTACTTATGCTGTCAGCCTGTTTACTGACAGCGCGCTGTGAACGATTTTCGGACGAACTCGCTCCGTCGGAGCGAGTGAAGTCACTTGG is from Osmerus mordax isolate fOsmMor3 chromosome 3, fOsmMor3.pri, whole genome shotgun sequence and encodes:
- the glis2b gene encoding zinc finger protein GLIS2b, producing MLSLDEPLDLKLPRRGSVRDRGARTPPLSPLHAKRARQLRMAEDGTAVIVPASPASPHTGVAVVPQERTETPTPPAVDLSMSPSSRHAPSSPEMTNGNGVSHIFSGESHIRYVEGGASSQAFQFFVPIGGGAGLHLPSSMFIGQPSDKRASPDLSADEQLACHWKKCHLLFDSLQDLVDHVNDFHVKPEKDSGYCCHWQGCARKGRGFNARYKMLIHIRTHTNEKPHRCPICNKSFSRLENLKIHNRSHTGEKPYVCPYEGCSKRYSNSSDRFKHTRTHYVDKPYYCKMSGCLKRYTDPSSLRKHIKAHGHFVAQEQGSPGGVGSLLKGGPMGALLGGGKESELSYVSGAHIIIPGAAAALLGGHGLQGLGGGSLGGSLSPLSPRPLDLSTLGCPSSPPAGLGGSTSVLSFGGSSLGLAKSSLLSPAFPSAALGLPMVPLLGSQSERHRHHHHHHHAKGKGGRGGGEDELPRGILNLSATGAPHDPLSWVVIPPGTVVLKPAVVN